The DNA segment TGagatttcactttaaaaaaacattttgggcATTATCCCATTAATGACACTGGGTTTAACCTTGTCAAATCGAAACTTAAGGACCTGCAGAttaaagatggggaaaaaaaaccttccaAAATTGAATTCAATTTTTCCCCACATCTAACCAGTTTCAACCATTCACGCTTTTAAAATGCCACACATACCGACAAACCGATCAGTACAGGGTCCAGTTAAGACACGGTAAAGGGTACCTGTAGTTCCGATTTCCATTCATGAGGTCCGTGCCCGGTTCACTTCCCGGATCACAGTTAGCAAAGGTGGGGATTCCTTTCAGTCCGGCGTCTCCTTTGGCAGTGCACCTCCTCTGCAGTGCTCAGTGGCAAACTACCCGAGGCTCGTCTCGCTGGGGGCGGGGGTCAGTAAAGTCTTTTTGCCGGCCGGGGTCGCAAGCGTCCCCGTTTGCACTCGGTCAACCTATCCTATGGGATGCGACTGCCACGGTGAAAGCTAACGCGAACACTGCTAGTTAGCCGAGTTAGCCGGCTAGCCAGGCTGGAGAAAGTGGCTGGAAGGGAAGCGAGCGGGTGTCAGGACATCATCGGTGCGGGGTCAGCGGGTCCAAATGAATCACGACGTGAAAATGACGAGAAGCCGGGGCGACGTAAATCCCCTCGCCCTCCGCGGAACGCGTCGGAGTTCCGACAGTAATTAGCTTGCTGGTTAGCTCGACAGTTGGATACTTGGAATTATGACAAACGACGTCTCATTTATCGCGTTAAAATCCGCCGACGACGCGGGGCCCGTCGCTAAAGTAGCGGCCGTCGAACGACGTCGTCTCCCGCAGCCTTGATCCCGATGACAAAACCCGGCTGACAACCCGGGCATTACCCGAGAATAAGTGTCAAAAGGCTCGGTGTGGTTGACAGATAACTCTGCGAGGCTGGAGCAAACCTGCTAAATATGGTGAAGTTGGCTTTCTGACACCAACAGGAAGAGGTGGGACCGGCCGCCATACGTCAACACAATCCGCCTCCAAGGTAACCCTGCACGGGCCGGGCCACGCTGAGCAGGCGCCCCCAAAGCCCCTTTGGCTTTATTCTAAAGATTAGTACCGGACACGGCTTTATAAGACGATGTTACACAATAGGAAACGCAATAAAGATGAACCAACAAAACGGGaattaataaaaaacattttttttattttctttaaaaaataacgCACCCCGACAGGATTCCCTACTATCACATACAGAGCCAAAATCCATGTCATTGCATTCAAATCTATGGGGAAGTGCTATGACAAGGGCTGATCTTAACCAGTGGTATCAATATTGCTTCGTCAGTGAGGCTGTGTGGAGGGCAGTGGGCTCTCTGGTGTCCTCCCAGGGtggggtgtggggtgggggggctgccgTTTCATCGCCCACCCTTCACAAGGTGCTTTGTGGCTTCAGTGAATGAAGAACTGCATCTGGTTTCAGTGGTGCTGGAAAACGgtccttgtttttgtttgtttttttagcacAGAGTGAGAAGTAAAAGATGGACCCCCAAGTGTGAAAGGCCCAGTGAGTGGTGAGCCAAAATACATAACAGgttaatattatatatttatatatacaaaTCACCTCAGACACAATGAGAGATCAGTAAAATGGTGTACAAAGGCATATAGATTATGTAAGTTAATAAACAATGATTACAAAAATCAAACTTGTGTGGTCTCTGTCTTTTTGTTCCCTTTCGATTCTAAAGAGGCTCTGACCGTCAGGAGAGATTTGAGGCGCTTTAAGGGCTGACTGAGATGAACTTTTGAGACCGTTTCCATAGTGCCCTCTTAAGGATACACTCGGACACGAGTCCCAATATTCATAATCATTGACAGAAGGAAATCGCACTCTTAACCGTTACACAATCAaggcaaaagaagaaagaaaagaggcagcagagcaCACAAAGGTGCTAGTACTGctaaggaaaaaaaacataaggTGGCTCAGAATATTCAGTCATAAAAATAATTCCATGCATTAGTTTTCGTAAATCCAGAAAGTGACTACATGTATTGGCAGGGCATATTATGTCGTAGAAGTCGTAATCATTTCCTACCCTGTCTTAGTGTAGCAACCCCCTACATGTGCTGCCCATGCACACAGAGCACCAATGGGGATTGGCTAACACAAACTAGGGGGTTAGGGCAGGGGATGCTGCAGGTGGGAAAGGTCAGATCAGGTGGCGAGGAGAGGAAGTGATGACGTAAAGGGGGTTCAATGATAGTTTGGCTTGGACGAGTGAGTCTGGAAGTTGGTCGCTGTATGCCACAGAAAGATACTGTAAAGGTGGAGATGTGTGTGCTTCTACCCAGGTCTAAGTTGTAAATGTCTCCAgcttttaacaaaaaaaaaaaggcatggaTAAAAGAAAGTACACAAAACTGTGCAGTAGTGGATGTATCCAATGCACCATGTGGTTATAAAGTACACGTTGGAATGTGCAGAATGATTGGAGCAAGGTCACGCGCTGAGTGAGAGTTCAGCTTTGCAGCACTTACGTGATCACAGACTTTGCATTTGCCTGCATTCAAATTCTAAAGAGTGTTGACCTTGCCTATTGCCATAGTTACCACTTTGTTCTGAAAGCAAGTGCAGGTGTGAAGACATCAAAAGTATACCGTGTCAAGCCTCCCCACTTTGAAGTAAACTAAATCAAttatgtaaaatgtaaaaaaaaaagtgcctcAAAAGTAATTAAAGAGcaacacagaaataaaacagcttcCTGTTAAGTGCCCCATATCCATTGGTTGGCATCATTTTGGCTGTTAGTAATGCTGGTTTAGGTGCATGGGTTGCAAGTATATTTGATACACTCTACGCAAATGGTCCCGCTATTTTACTCCTAGGCATGTCTCTACATGAAAATCTCTAAAGGAACGGGCTGTCCAGCACAGACAGCGCGGTAGGACTGTCTACGATATGCTACACCCGCTTCCCTCCCCGTTTGACTAAAACTCTTCCATGCAGGACCCGCGGCACCTACATCCTAACACTAAGTGCTAATGTACCAAACCTCAAGCTCCtcaaggctttttaaaaaaataacattattaaaaaacagtttttaaaaaatgaatgtgGTTCACAACAACAGAatgatatatgtgtgtgtgtgtgtgtgtgcatgcccaGGTTCACCCCTCAGGAGGATCTATATGCTTGGGACTTGGAACACTGGCATCCCGCATTCGGATGGGCCATGAGGCAGCATCGTGgtggcagtttttttttttttgttttaaaagaaaaaatggattttgtgATAATTTACCATAAATTGCCCAAGTTTCTCCCATCCGTATTGCATACTTACATACACAGGAGTGTAAAGGTAGCATAAAATACAATTACATAATatccacattttaaaaattgaaCATAAAAACAACACGAGTCCTGGTAAAATTGATAAAATgtcaacaataataataataataataacctttTGAGTGCATGAGACTGTTGAgttgggctgtgttttacagaCGAGGGGCCTTTTGTTTCTTGAAATTGAGTGAATCACTGTAAGgtctgtgatgtgtgtgtgacgggCAGTCATTGGGAATAAGGGATGGGGatgaggtggtggtggtaacAGGCGTTGTGCCCACTCAGGTAGAAATTACGGGAGAGGGATTGGTGATGGCGACGGATGGTGTTCAGGCAAAGTACATGGTCCTCAGGGTATCGTGATGAATCTGAACAGCTTTAGCCAGAGCCTGGGGGTCCCGACCATTACTCTGACCAGACACGTGGCTGCCCTCGCCACTGCAGAGACAACAGAGACCGGTGTTGTTGAACAGCgacacatcacatcacattacTGCCATTTCATCACTATCTCAAACCTGGACAGCATGGCATCGCCGTCTCCGACTCAAGCAGAGGTATAGGCCGGGGTTTCCCTTGTGATAAATACACAAACTATATATCAACAAACCTGTCGTGTTCTTTGTCCACAAGATGGTAGCGAGCACGGAAGGCCACAAGACGAGCGTAGTAGGCTGGCGCAGGGATGGAGACTGAGCGAGTGCAACGCACGTACGTGTGGCACAACTGGTAGGTTAGAATCTGCAGCTCGTCCGCTGTGAAACGATTGTCGTCCCATAAAACATAGTAATGAGACGGTCGGCTGGTTCCCTGAGAGAGAGGATTGGGGGGAAATaaatgaggggaaaagaaaGCATGCCAACTGCGCAGTAGAAACTATCAAATTTGTCGGGTTGTTAGGTGAAATGTGTCAAAGGATGGCATTGCTATTTGTTGTACCTGGATGCCTGCATGGCTGCACAGATAGAAGTCAAATTCAAAGGGATGAGTGATGCTGGTATCGACTGTTGTTCCTGCAGGGATGTTCCCACTCTTTCCAATCTATTataaaaagggggggaaagtcaCTAAAGAAGCATTTAAATAGGTGGCTGAATATCATGGGCAATAGAAGGCTCACCCTCTCTGACTTGTCTGCACAGAAGAGGCGCGTGTGGTGGCGTTTTTGAACAACAATATAAGTAATGCCTGGCTGGTAGTCTTTCTCCAGTTTGATGCAAGCGTCTCTGATGGCCAGGAGCTCATAATGCAGAATCTACACAGGAGCGCACATATCAACCTTTACTTTCAATTTAGAATTTCTAAATGCTAGTTTATATTATCTAAATACCATACTATCAACATATCACTCTGAAGCTAATTAGGTATGTTAAATCAATGACATAGCTGTGTAATTCAGTGTAATCCAGCCCCATTTATCATTGGCTTACTTGTGGTAGCTGTCCTTCCGGAACGCCATCTCTGTAGAAAATTATCCTGGTGGGCTTGAACCGGGTCGATTTGTAAAACTGAATCAGCAGTTCTCGCACCATGTAAGACAAGTCTTCGATGATCTCCTGCCGGGGCCTCTGCACTCGCACTGTGGCACAGTATCGGCTTGGATGAGCATCCATACTGCCTACCACCTGCGAGACGGGAAAGGAAAGagtgggcttttttttcctaGCATTAGTCTATATCCATGCAGttgcaaaataaatcaattgtTTATGACCGACAGTGAATTTGCTTTGtattcaaaataataataaaatatgttCCATTCCTCATCATAAAATTGATCCCTTCACTGCCTTTTGTTCTATAGTGTACCGTCTCCGATCCCTCATTAGCAGCCCCTAGTGGACGTGAATGGGAAATACAGGGGTTCAATATTAATCTTTCCTCTAATTTATTAGTTCTTCCAGCATTTCCAAGATTTATTTATAACAATACCAGATATCTTTTCAGTTGGATAATGAAGGCAGACCTAATGCCCTATGCCTCTTTTTGTGTGTATGACTTTGGAGGAGACTGCGTGGCAACAACGCAACCAACTGTAGCAGAGGCGCAGAGTCAAGGGTGGATAAGTGTTGACgtcatttcctttttctttttttttttgaatgtgaCTCATTGATGATCCACTTGTTCTCTTTAACCCTCACTAAACCTTCATAcctctttttatttgttctgaATCATTTGCTGTGTGGATGTTACACCAGTTTCATGAAATTGAGGGTGTGCCACAGCTTTCCCCATGATATTTTCTGTATCTGGACTGCAGATACGCTATCAttcatttgttgattttttttgtttttgattaaaTCTGAGAaatactatactatattataaGCTTCAGGTCATAATGCCTAATATACATTGCTTTTATTAATGTTGAGCAGCATTAAAATACCGTTTATATGACCTGGTGCTACTATTATCAAGCAGCAACAACCAGCtgtcatttatctttttttcacATGCCAGTATCATAGGCCAAGAAAGATCTAATTAAATTCTGACCCTCCAAAGGTTATACATGATCACAAAGCAACCTAACAtcttatgtaaccttgtattactactgtcAGATGAGCAAAATACAGTAGTACAGACAAACTCATTGACAGTATTCCATTGAAGGTCACAATTTGTGGGGAAAGCTGCTTGGTTGAGGTCTTGACTCTCTGAATGCTTTGTTTCTAGTTGTGCTACAAAAAGCTTTGGTCCTCCAACCCTAACACAGTGACGATCAACAATGTGGTTATTGGCCTTGTTGCTTCAGTGTGTTTTTCTATTTGATAAATATTTTCTATTTGATAAAGTCCAAACTGTAGCTTTTCTACACCATGTGATCGTCAGgcaatacagtgatccctcgctatatatTATtccatctttcacggcttcacagattttttttgcgagttgttcattgcagttctcaaatataatcgaaggtggcatatccgtttataaaaatcttcttgctcagaaaaagaaagagcgccaacaactacccataacaatgttcttctctcggagaaagactcctgcgccttcagtagaaacagacgctacagcggagcggagtcaggacgaagaggcacagctgggactgggaaatacgcgagtgacaatgtttccaaccttgtattactatattaaaattattgttttaaacaaattttgggctttaaaacaggttttgatttttggtttcattctatagttcagtattgcattgtaaaataataaaaaaaaaaataaagctgactacttcacggatttcacttttcgcgcgttatttttggaacgcaactcccgcgataaacgaggaaTCACtgtactgttaaaaaaaaaggattgttACACCTTACGCTTTGCTTTAGCAAAATACTGGTGCCATCTGTATGCCCAACTGGTGCTTGACTCAGAAGAATTTTCCAGTCTTGTTTGATGAAGGTGTTATTTCTGAGACTTACAGCAGTAATGGAGGGCTTCTTGCCATCTCCAGCAGGAGGGTGTGTGACATCTGCTCCCAGGAAAATAACTGGCTGCTGAAACACTGCTGACCTGAAAAAGTGCATGTTATTATACTCAAAAATCAATCTGTGTTCTATCTAGACTGAAAAAGGTCAATTATGAACAAACACGCCTGCTTGTAGTTTAATTTACAAATGTGGAATCCTGTCACCGGCCAGTAATACTGAAAACTTCATTTTTATGATGTTCTGCGActggaaaaagaacaaagactcACCGTTGATGAGGTACCAGGATGTTGTTGATTCCTCCCAGCTTCACATTGATCTTGAGGCAAAGGTTGGAGAGAGTCTGAGGGGACGTTTTCACTACGTTCTTCACCTGAACACACTGTGTGGCCATGCCCAGCAGGGTGTCTCCCACACGTTTGACCTCAGCTAAAAGGTGACGGTTTAGTGAAGATGTTTTAGAAGAAGGGACTACTTTCAGTGCGCTTAGCTAGTTTGTAGTCAACACATGTCTGTGCAGAAAAAAGGACAGACGCAGTGCAGAAAAGctcattttaataaataaataaatagaataccGTAGACAGGAGTCTTCCCCGGCAAGATGACAATGATGAGCTGCAGCCCGGAGTAAGTGTTCTTCAAATGTCTAAACATGGGCTCCACGCTGTCCGCACCCTGGGCATATTTACAGAAACAGGGCTGACCCTGAATCGGCATCCCAGCATCCTTGGAGATTTTACGCAGCTGGTCGGTAAAGTTCCTGGAAGACACCCAGAGCagtttgtcatgttttataGTCTTGAACGGTTATTAAGAAAGTGATGCATTTTAAATCTGTGtaatttgagggggggggggggtctgcaagCAAAATTAATGTGTACGTTCTGATTTACTTCCTCATATGCACAAAAGATGTTAATTTTTCAACTAATTGCTGAATAATTCCCATGATGGGTCATTTGTGCTTACTTCAGCACTTCTTCTCTGCACTGTTTCTGCGGGGCGAAGCAGGCGATTGCCCACACTTTGATCTCAATGCCGTTATAAAACTGCTTCCCTCTCATGTCCCACACTCCCTGGTTGGGCGTCGCTATGGCACGGTTctgccaaagaaaagaaaacaggagggCTCTCAGAGGAGATCTACGGTAAACCGATGCAGCCCCACATCACCCTGCATTACCCGTCCTCCATACTGCAGGATAGGCGCTGGAAGGACCCTCCCCGTCACCTCAGCCATGTCATCTTTCACTTTGATCCCAAACTCTTGGATGTAAGGGTCAAGGTTGAAGTTTGCATTCTTCATCTGTGGAGAGCAAAAATCACGTCACACATTCTACAGTTGACCTGCCGTGCCCTCCACCCTTAAAGTGTCTGAGCAACTTACCAGCCTGCTGatctcctcctgcctgtctggTGCAGAGCGAGCTGTGGCTTTTATCATGGTAGAGGTCTGATTATCAGTCAGCTTCTTAATGCAACGCTGTCCTGCTACAATGTTACACACCTGGAAGGCGTAAAGTGGACTAGTTAATCCCTCACACATTTGCACTGCAGCACAGCTAATTGTTCTTGAACCCCTCCTCACCTCTAGAGGCAGATAGGTGTGCTTCTGCTCCTGCCCCACCTGTAGACAAGGCAGGTGGGGGTATTTTAGCTGCAAGTTGTACTTCTGCTTGAAGTACTGGGCCACTGTGCATTCAACAGTTTGCCCACTTTCAAGCTGGAGGGGGAACCTGgtaagaaattaaaaaaaacattcaaaacatTTAATCTGTGAAATTATAGGATGAGGATTTTCTTTTGCCATTTAAAACCCTGAATGTCTATTAGTATTCAATGTAATGGATtgagtttttctttaaatacaaGAGAGCGCATAATGTACTGGTCACATGTAGATGCCTGCCTGAATCATTTCATAATCATGAGTAAATTCTAACTCAATTCTAaatcaaaacagcagcaaaaatgtgAAAGGTGATGATGTATATTTCTGTCTGCACTCACGTTTGGTGGCTGGCTGGTCGTCGGGTGACATTGCATACACGATATTTCCTCTTCATTTGGCCACAGTGGGTCACTTCCACCTTCAGGCCTGTTACCATgtgcgcgtacacacacacacgcgcgtgcacacacacacgcatgcattaaaagcaaagcaaacagcTTCAAGTGAAAAAATACATACACCTATTTTTGCTTTCTTGTTGAAAACTAACTGTTTTGAACGGACCTCTGCCACTGGTCAGTAGCCCACCTTTAATCTCCTTGGTAAAACGGACCCTTTGAGAGTCAGTGAGAGTCTTGGGCTGCTCGTCAATATTGCGAATGTCCAAAACTTCACACATGAACTCAATTACTGGTTGAGCTTTGTAGAAGGCCGTGGCAGACActagggggagacagagggcagAAATAAGAGGAACCCTAGCTACTCACCCAAACCTCTATTGCTCCAAAACAACTAACTAAACAGCATCAGAACAAGTTTAGTGCCATGAAAAGTTGAAATAAGCAGAGAATAAAAATATAAAGCAGCCGTCTTTGTGACGTTatacacaaactgctgcttgGATTTAATTAAATTTGACTTTTCCGTAAAAAGTCATGCAGTCAATTAAATAAATGGTAGCACTCACCGAGTACACACACTGTCATCACTGACTTACCATCAATATTGAGCATCATCTTCCACATGGCGGGACGTACAGACTGGTGGAACCCAAACCAGacttccctcccacctcccagcGGGTGGTAGTATCCTTCAGGTGGGGAGAAGAACGAACGGCCCACTGGAGTGTACCTAATCGGAGATGAGAGCATGAACATGACAAACGGCACAATGAGCTCACTGAAATGAACGCTGACCTCACTGTGACTTCATATCCAGTAATGCTGTATTTTGCAACGGTTTAAAAAGAACCATgactttaaaagaaagaaaaaataaggcATTACGTTTTTAGAAATTGATGTTTTTCAGCTTCCCGTTGTTATCacagataaaataaatgaaaaaataatgataattcACCTGCCACAATGAGGTTCAGTGAACATTTTCACACAGGTTTCAGCTTACAGACATCTTTTGTTTGAGATTTTGAACTCTGGAGGCATGAACGCACCAATGGAAATGGAACGCAAATGGAACGACCCGTTTAACACCGATAGGCTATCGTAAGTGAGGTCAACAGATgatggattttaaaaagtaaaagtaacTGCCAATCATTCTGTTGCTGTCACATTATACAATACGTATGTCGtacaaaaaagttaaaaaaaaacatccagcaaAACACATCAAACTCACTATACACATGCTGGAGTGATTCTTGTTAAAACAGGACAAAATTGCATGCAAACTCAACTAAAATCAGAATATTAAAAATGCAACTAAGACAGCCACATAAAGTGATTGGACGAGAGTGGGGCGAGACGTTCTGCCCGTGCATTTGAGCTCTATGCCAAATCCTGACCCAGAAATGGTCCAGCATGACGGCAAAAAAAGTAAAGAGCGATGCTTTAAAAGAAGAAGTGGGTGAAATGGTGAAAACTGCAATATACTTTTGGATAATTAAGGAAACACACTTAATGCTGTCTCAATTAAAGGagctgaatattttaaaatatgctGACGGGGGAAAAATAAGAAATGGTGGCTTGTTCCTATCGACTACTGTCACGGTCTGTGGTATCGTAGGTCAACTGGAAACATCCCCATACCAACTAGACAATAAATCAATTACACTCTCGTACATTTACACTGGGACAAAGACAATAGTCTAATTAAATGGCTCAGTTGAGCCAGAGCCTCTAAAAGCTGTAAGCTACTGCATCTGATCCAGTCAGACGTGCACATACCCCACACAGACCCCCTACGCCTCAGCAGACCAGAGCAGCCCATTGGTGGAATGTTCACCATAAGCAGTCCCGTTTTGTTTGAAGCTGCTTTTGGACCAACGTTACAGCCAAACAGCTACAAATTTGTGGGACACACTATTATGAACCTCTGAGAAACAAAACTTTCTAATAAGATGAAAGGACCGTGATATCTCTGATCAACTATCTTTGAAAATCTCaataaaaaacatgaaaaatgatacatttttctTTATGGTAGTGTTAGGTTCTGTCCTTTACCTCATAGAGGCCAGGTGGCGCATAGCCACATCCAGGGCTTGAACTGAGTCAAGGGGGACCTGCAATCGGCCGCTGACCAGGGTCTCCTGCAGCAGGCGCCATGACACCTTGGCCAGCCAACGGATGGACACCTTGAATATTCGGTCCTTTCCCTCACCTGGGATGGTTACTTCAAAATCCACCTAGAAAAATGGAGCACATAAAAATAGAAATCGTGAGGAAGAACATGAAAACATAAAGCAATTACAAATTGATCACATGAGGGAACAGCATGTCTATTTAAATAACTTGTAAATGAAAGTTGTTTACTGTTTACAGGGTATCCAAAGAAGTATTCTTAAGCCTTTTTAATGCGAATGTTTGGGAGGTTTATCATCAATGACCTCTAGACTGCATTGAAGACTGGTCAGATATAAGTTCAATCAGGACCAATCAAAACAACTTGAGACAGAAATAAGGGGCACAACTTAACTTACTCTAATTAATCAATCACTTTTCTGTCACAAGTATACTGCACACGCACTAACATGATGATTGGTATCTGACGTATTCAGGATCCGAAAAACTTTATTGTCCGCCAAATAATGACGCAGCTCAAAACATAAACATCacgaagatgtaaaaaaaaaaacaaaaaaaaaaacagttaaacCAATGTATGGGTctattttgctttgttttcagccAAAACAATCAGGTTCCATTGTGTCTTAATTGTGAGGCTTAATTGTGTCGGGGATTTTCTTAGTATTTCTGGTGTTTATGTTTGGAGCTCTGTCACTA comes from the Takifugu rubripes chromosome 7, fTakRub1.2, whole genome shotgun sequence genome and includes:
- the ago1 gene encoding protein argonaute-1 isoform X2, which produces MEPGPSGAVPMGVYPPPLQQVFHAPRRPGMGTVGKPIRLLANYFEVEIPKMDVYHYEVDIKPDKCPRRVNREVVEYMVQHFKPQLFGDRKPVYDGKKNIYTVLALPIGSEKVDFEVTIPGEGKDRIFKVSIRWLAKVSWRLLQETLVSGRLQVPLDSVQALDVAMRHLASMRYTPVGRSFFSPPEGYYHPLGGGREVWFGFHQSVRPAMWKMMLNIDVSATAFYKAQPVIEFMCEVLDIRNIDEQPKTLTDSQRVRFTKEIKGLKVEVTHCGQMKRKYRVCNVTRRPASHQTFPLQLESGQTVECTVAQYFKQKYNLQLKYPHLPCLQVGQEQKHTYLPLEVCNIVAGQRCIKKLTDNQTSTMIKATARSAPDRQEEISRLMKNANFNLDPYIQEFGIKVKDDMAEVTGRVLPAPILQYGGRNRAIATPNQGVWDMRGKQFYNGIEIKVWAIACFAPQKQCREEVLKNFTDQLRKISKDAGMPIQGQPCFCKYAQGADSVEPMFRHLKNTYSGLQLIIVILPGKTPVYAEVKRVGDTLLGMATQCVQVKNVVKTSPQTLSNLCLKINVKLGGINNILVPHQRSAVFQQPVIFLGADVTHPPAGDGKKPSITAVVGSMDAHPSRYCATVRVQRPRQEIIEDLSYMVRELLIQFYKSTRFKPTRIIFYRDGVPEGQLPQILHYELLAIRDACIKLEKDYQPGITYIVVQKRHHTRLFCADKSERIGKSGNIPAGTTVDTSITHPFEFDFYLCSHAGIQGTSRPSHYYVLWDDNRFTADELQILTYQLCHTYVRCTRSVSIPAPAYYARLVAFRARYHLVDKEHDSGEGSHVSGQSNGRDPQALAKAVQIHHDTLRTMYFA
- the ago1 gene encoding protein argonaute-1 isoform X1 — protein: MEPGPSGAVPMGVYPPPLQQVFHAPRRPGMGTVGKPIRLLANYFEVEIPKMDVYHYEVDIKPDKCPRRVNREVVEYMVQHFKPQLFGDRKPVYDGKKNIYTVLALPIGSEKVDFEVTIPGEGKDRIFKVSIRWLAKVSWRLLQETLVSGRLQVPLDSVQALDVAMRHLASMRYTPVGRSFFSPPEGYYHPLGGGREVWFGFHQSVRPAMWKMMLNIDVSATAFYKAQPVIEFMCEVLDIRNIDEQPKTLTDSQRVRFTKEIKGGLLTSGRGLKVEVTHCGQMKRKYRVCNVTRRPASHQTFPLQLESGQTVECTVAQYFKQKYNLQLKYPHLPCLQVGQEQKHTYLPLEVCNIVAGQRCIKKLTDNQTSTMIKATARSAPDRQEEISRLMKNANFNLDPYIQEFGIKVKDDMAEVTGRVLPAPILQYGGRNRAIATPNQGVWDMRGKQFYNGIEIKVWAIACFAPQKQCREEVLKNFTDQLRKISKDAGMPIQGQPCFCKYAQGADSVEPMFRHLKNTYSGLQLIIVILPGKTPVYAEVKRVGDTLLGMATQCVQVKNVVKTSPQTLSNLCLKINVKLGGINNILVPHQRSAVFQQPVIFLGADVTHPPAGDGKKPSITAVVGSMDAHPSRYCATVRVQRPRQEIIEDLSYMVRELLIQFYKSTRFKPTRIIFYRDGVPEGQLPQILHYELLAIRDACIKLEKDYQPGITYIVVQKRHHTRLFCADKSERIGKSGNIPAGTTVDTSITHPFEFDFYLCSHAGIQGTSRPSHYYVLWDDNRFTADELQILTYQLCHTYVRCTRSVSIPAPAYYARLVAFRARYHLVDKEHDSGEGSHVSGQSNGRDPQALAKAVQIHHDTLRTMYFA